A region of the Trifolium pratense cultivar HEN17-A07 unplaced genomic scaffold, ARS_RC_1.1 scaffold_92, whole genome shotgun sequence genome:
CTGAAGGAACAGCAATCATGGAGGCTTGTCCACCTATGTGAGGACTAGAACGTATTGTCATTCCTGATGGATCAAATGAAGGTCCTTGGTCCCTAAACATCTGCATCGCAACTTCTGGTGGAGCTGGAACAAACGGTCCCAAAGGCCTGAATAGGTGTGAAGTCATATAAGCACCAACAAATTTCAATAAAGGAATTAATTGGATAGATTCAAGAGAAGTGAAAGAGCAACCAACCCAGCACCAGGTACAGGCATCAAAACTGAAGGAGGAGGGGAGGGGGCATATCCGAGGTGAATGTTGGTACAGCAGACCCTCCATATGCATCAAACATTGTGTCATCACGGTTTCCCAACTGCCTTTCACGGGATGGAGAATTGTCAGGCCTATCTCCATTTGTTCTGTCACTCCTATCCTGGTCTCGCCGATTCCCACAATCATCTTTGAATCGGCCATCCAGTAATCTTCGCTTTAAGGGCTTGTCCTATATAGAGGGAAGGAAGAAAATAGACGGTGGGTATTTGAGAATCAAACCATAATGACTGTGTGCAGAAATATATTGCAAAGCTTAAACCATAAACTACCAAGGGTGATTCATCATGCTCCTTGCCCCCATAGATTGCAGCATATATATTTAGAgggaaattttaattaaaaaattgctACATTTGCAATTTTGCTAAAATGCTATAGTATAGTAGACAAGAGACCAAAATGTTTTCAAAACATGCAAGCATAAAGATGGTTTTATTTAAGTCAAGAACCATCCATCATTATTAATGTTTTTCTTAAATGGTACATATAATTGCCATTCTACCTGAGTTTGCTGCATGACAGGTGTTCCACCAGGAGCATCAGGATCACTACAATGAAGATAAGGTCAATATAAGTGATATTGTCACCACCACTAGCAAGATTAAGcactaagggcccgtttggattagcttatttttgaacttatacaaacagcttatgcaatgtaaattagattttatgctattttttaGGTTCACACTAGTGAGaattgtattattataagctattttatcataaactactttgacaaacttataataatacataaaaattacataagttgtttccataagcttaaaaataagataatccaaacggggcctaaataaacaaaacatagcTTAGTTAATACTTACTTCatgtaattttgaaaataaagatCTTCACGCAATTTTGATAGTTCCAACTTCCAACACAAGCTCTGGGTGTTTTAGCTTGAGATGTTTGTAAACAAACTCAACCGCATGAAAAAGCTTTGTGCAACTCTTGGCTCCGCAGCCATATTTCCATCCATACTTTTCATCCCTAATTTTTCTAACATATGGATCCAACATGTCAGCTGCTGCAGCATCTATCTTCTCTGCCAAAATGAATCAAGTTTCTTCTCCCATTCTGACCCTGATTTACCTGTTTATTCATGCCTTCATCCTTCTGGTCTTACATGCCTAAAACCCTTGGCATCCTTAACCTCCATTCCTTATACACCAGCTtgtgttattaattaataagtcTTTCAACCTTAATAAAGATCTCCATAAGCTAGAATCTGAAGGCTTAATGGCTATATCAGTTgcaagattattattattattattaactccATATTTTCCTTTAACTACCTGACACCAAAATTCACCTTCACCGTTTCCATCCTAATTTCAAGAGACAAAATTGGTTCATTGCCTCAAGCTTTCGAAGTCCCAGACCACCCATCCATTTTGGCAAAGTAACCGTGCTCCAATTAACCGTGTGGAATTTTCGCACATTATCATAATCGCCCCAAATGAAATTCCGCCGAATCCTTTGGATGTCCTCTAAGCAAGCTTTTGGAATCTTTTCCGTCATCATAGGATATATCGGAACCGCCTCCAACACACCTTTTTTGCCAAAGTTAATCTTCCCGCAAATAGATGTTAATACAATGaggaatcaactcaaaaatacATTGTCTAGTTCTAGAATATGCCGCCCTTGCTAAAGAGTGAGCGACCATATTCGCTTGACACTTCAGAGCATAATTATCGGTCTTAAACGGCGACATAAAACGACCAGCTCCAAAAACAATGAATAgactaaggctctgtttggcaatgccaaattttgagcttatgtcttataagctcatatgacTAAAAAAAGACttgtttggtaatttttttttaaaaaagagcttataaattattttactagCTTTTACACTATGTTTGGATGCCAAAGAGATAGGGAAGAGGGAAatagtgaagagagaaataagagagaagagagatagAAGAAAAATTGGGTAGAAATTTTATATggtttggatgaatagaaaagtgagaagagagaaattaataaaaatgagaaaataacaaatttatccttttttacaagaaaagaaACTAGTTGAATGAGGGTATTGTTGTAAAATCGTTTATTTCACTTCTTGTCACACAAATCTCTCCTAATATGGagagatttatttttggcaGTTACTAACCattatatttctctctttccttatttctctcCCCATCCAAACTATAgaaataactaatttttttgctatctctctttcttatttctctcttttgtaaATCTACCTAAACAAACACAGTGTTAGCTTATTTTCtatatactatttttattagtttctaagtttatagcttatcgcttatcatattttcttttatttttacccTTGTCATATTAATCAAACCCTAATTTGACcctttataattaatataatttaaaatgaaaaatgtatgTTTAATATTGATACAAAtagacttttttatttttattgtgatATACTCTGTaagaacaaaatattttttgtgaaaGAATATTCGTTATTATATAGTGTCAAaggataatattttttttataagtgaaGAAAATGTCGAAGTATAAGATTAGAACcatactttttgtttttcacgTGAATGTACATTACAtacaattattcaaaaaaataaaaacattacaagcttttttttttaataataagattctaaaaaaataaatttaaaataaaattttagtgaataaaattaatttaataattatatattatattaataagtTTAAATTACTAAATTCTATTGATTAATAGTAATAcccttttcttgtaaaaaaaaatagtaatacccttttatgtaattttacatttatcagtcagttaagccgctaattttaccaaacatttcAATTAGCTTATCAACCATCATACATCAGTCATAAtatttcagctataagctaaaagccATCAAGCATCAGCTATAAGTCATAAGCTATCAGTCATCCACTATTTTttccaaacagagcctaagggtctgtttggcaaGCTTATAAAACTGACTTATAGCTTGtgtcttatagcttataaggGGAGTATAAAACATGTTTGGTAACAGTTTCTTCACCatgaacttatagcttattttactgacttatagtttatttttcagacgctatttcaagtagcttattaGCTTTTAACTTAtgacttatcattttttcttccattgttaccccttattattttaactaaaactCATTTTTACCTTTATtaccttttatatttttttattttttttttgatgagaagtttgtcttttttatattatatatatatagataaaataATTACATGTGGATA
Encoded here:
- the LOC123901997 gene encoding serrate RNA effector molecule-like — protein: MPVPGAGPLGPFVPAPPEVAMQMFRDQGPSFDPSGMTIRSSPHIGGQASMIAVPSAFRPDPRWMRSYQDLDAPEEEVTVIDYRSL